A DNA window from Helianthus annuus cultivar XRQ/B chromosome 15, HanXRQr2.0-SUNRISE, whole genome shotgun sequence contains the following coding sequences:
- the LOC110913508 gene encoding uncharacterized protein LOC110913508, which yields MNCLSINLRGVRGSRKSDWIRGLKTSYGIHFLAIQETKLQDSESFLFNQFWGRSEYKLAVVNSQGRSGGLACLWCPSVFRCVDIIHNRSFIVVSGFLLPSGCRINFMNVAPNEAVNRRAVWTEILGVKNSLQGLWVMMGDFNEVRNAGERMNSEFIEANADAFNQFILSAGLVEYNMGGGNFTYISDNGKKLSKLDRFLVCLGFREQWPNASVLALDRVASDHRPIVLSTVQTDFGHIPFRFFNSWFEYPGFVSYVLQMCDAFVFSGPEDLALAIKLRWLKNKIKSWLKVEKESREGIYGSKKRRLVSIELLAKQRMLLEEELAERAECINYVVEFDRIKQLDLRQKSRSKWAIEGDENSAYFHHVINANISTNRLNGLMINGDWVTNPVVIKCPC from the coding sequence ATGAATTGTCTCTCAATAAATCTGAGGGGGGTGCGGGGCAGTCGGAAGTCGGATTGGATTCGGGGCCTCAAAACAAGTTATGGGATACACTTTCTTGCGATTCAGGAAACAAAGCTGCAAGATTCGGAGTCGTTCCTATTTAATCAGTTCTGGGGCAGATCTGAGTACAAATTAGCTGTGGTAAACTCACAAGGCAGATCAGGCGGTCTGGCGTGTTTATGGTGCCCATCGGTATTCAGGTGCGTAGATATAATTCACAACAGATCTTTCATTGTGGTTTCGGGCTTCTTATTACCATCGGGTTGTAGAATTAATTTCATGAATGTGGCTCCTAATGAGGCTGTTAATAGGCGAGCAGTTTGGACGGAAATTTTGGGTGTTAAAAACTCATTACAAGGTTTGTGGGTCATGATGGGTGACTTTAACGAGGTACGAAATGCTGGTGAACGAATGAATTCTGAGTTTATAGAGGCAAATGCTGATGcatttaaccagttcattctatCGGCTGGCCTGGTAGAATATAATATGGGAGGGGGTAATTTCACTTACATATCAGACAATGGTAAAAAGCTAAGTAAATTGGATCGTTTCTTGGTATGCTTGGGTTTTAGGGAACAGTGGCCTAATGCATCAGTTCTTGCATTAGATAGGGTGGCATCCGACCATCGGCCCATTGTCCTATCCACTGTTCAAACAGATTTCGGACACATCCCCTTTAGATTTTTTAATTCTTGGTTCGAATATCCTGGTTTTGTAAGTTATGTACTTCAGATGTGTGATGCGTTTGTGTTTTCGGGTCCTGAAGATCTTGCTCTTGCAATTAAATTACGGTGGCTAAAAAATAAAATCAAATCATGGCTAAAGGTGGAAAAAGAAAGTCGGGAGGGTATTTATGGTAGTAAAAAGAGGAGGTTGGTCAGTATTGAATTGTTGGCGAAACAAAGGATGCTATTGGAAGAAGAATTGGCTGAAAGGGCTGAGTGCATAAATTATGTGGTAGAGTTTGACAGAATAAAGCAACTCGATTTAAGGCAAAAATCCAGATCCAAGTGGGCCATTGAAGGTGATGAAAATTCGGCTTATTTCCATCATGTTATCAATGCGAATATTAGTACAAATAGATTGAATGGGTTGATGATTAATGGGGATTGGGTTACGAACCCTGTGGTTATTAAGTGTCCTTGTTAG